One Perca flavescens isolate YP-PL-M2 chromosome 16, PFLA_1.0, whole genome shotgun sequence genomic window, acatatacagtattgtaGTAGCAAAGAATGCATAAAATGCATTGTTACAATTTACTTTTTATCGTAGTCATCAGTCATATAATACATATGTTATTACAGAGTCTGACAGTCAtaaacagaatatatatatacaggtaATTGGACATAAAGAagtacaataacaataaaaataaagactCATTTGGATATGTGATCCGTTGTGAAATAGTAATATTACGTCACATTGACTGTTGGAGTGTTCAAGAAGTATTTCAGCCAAGTTTCTAATAATTTAAGCTCTAATTTGTATCCTGTCATCGTAAGCTTTATCGTAGAGCATCCTGACCAATAAGCTTGCAGGTGTTACAAAATCATCTACCCTTTTTGAATTTACGTAAATATTTcttgaaatgtccgtttgttTGAGCTGAAATGATCTGAGACTCTCTTCACGAGAGCAATTACACGCTAAATAAAAGAGGTGAGCTTCATCCACCGTCTTCATCGCTTTCAGTCCTGAGCTGCTGAAGGAGTTCAGATCGGGTGTTATATCACATTTGTGGCAAAGAGGATGATGAGGATAACGATGATCAGCACAATCACACCAATTATGatcatcattttaatgtttttccaCCAGTATTTCCTGGCAACCCGTGTGGATGTTCTTTGGAAAGAGTCAGCCTGAAAAGAAACATAAAGGAAACCTAATTATACACAAGTGATGGATGAAGCCCCCAGATCTTTGACTTAAAGGGGAACACCttttttacacatcaaagtgtGTTTGCAGGTGTTGAGGAGTACCAGAGTTTCCTAAATGCGAAAAATATTGTATTCGTTGTtagagtaaaaacaaaatgtttaattcaAATTTAGGTATTGTGACTTGGTAAATACTTATTTTCTCGGGCTTGAAATCCAAACAGATTTTCCTTTCTATGGCCGTGAAGTTGGCATTAAACCAGAACCCTGGAGAGTACCAAtgcattatgtaaaaaaaaatgttttgtataaagtCAACAGAGGGAGCTGTGTGTGAAGTTTGATGAATTTGAGTAGGGCTAAggactacaagtttgaaaattaaaaacaaacctgGAGGAGTGTAGATAGACGGGAGTTAACTAGTCCACTGTAGCCCGCTCCTTCTCTCTACTAGGCTACTGACCTCTAGCTAAGCACAGCTGAATCTCCAACCTGAACTGTTGACAatcaagttgcattgtgggtaatgtaggcaccaGAGTTTGACCAGGAAAAAGtgaatggaataaaaaaaaaaagaccagttGTGGTTTAACTTTAACTACTTTGTATACAGTTAGATAGTTTAGTCCAGAGGTTCTCAACCTAGAGGTTAGGCCCCTCCAAAGGGTCACCAGATAAATCCGAGGGGTCGGGAGATGATTAATGGgcgagagaagaagaaaaaatgttctgaaacattttcatttattggaTGTTTCTCTAATGTTTACCATTTTGTTAAATACTGGATAATTTTACCTCTGAACTTAAAgcagttatttaaatgaaacaatTTGGAAAGTTTAGATGGGAAATGTCTGATTAATGTACCTCATAAAATCATGAGTGCCCCAActaaacacatgaaaaaaaggtttgaaacactgtattttgaaaagtttaaaacctttttttttttttatgttaaatctTAATATGTAAAGTAGTCTATGTCcttcgcgttccacttccgggattgccgCACGGAATTCCACCGGGAGcatgtattttcttagcctggTTGGCACCAGATCCTTCTCCGTTATAACTGAGAATCGGTCTTgggaaggttcattcacagcccatttccaaaggggcgtcgcCAACAGATGCCGCTcgaatgcctctgggcgcaattggatagtccttcaaccttagactgtatattaatggacagagcatgtgtgacgtcacccgttggtttgtggagatcgagtttgccgttacgggcgcagccatcctggttgcgattttagacgagagggaggagttaCACATTCACTgacaatcacatcatagccacgccctaaaacaccccctgctttatcaccgattttaaaatcgagaccataattaaaaaattctgtgttgcagaagacttaaaactagcgattgagaccataaactcattatgaaaatgtttactgaggtaataaatcaagtgagaagtgggtcactttctcatagacttctacagaaaccgacctgccggaagttcgtcagggttttcccaggctagttTCCTTCCgccttctttgtgttggaattttaaatccggtggatttgtgaggactatggttaactgctcctcagatctccgcagggtaaattgagacagctagctagactatctgtccaatctgagtttactCTCGCAccactattttgcagcggctctgtgcagagtttaggaccatgacgattgtgattggtttaaagaaatgccattaaaccagagcacgttttcctcccgtccccgaatgctatgtggagtagccagaccctccttcagtgcgctttggaggagggtctggcaaagcgagaccaTATGTAAAGTAACCCACTATAGTTCCCTGACATAGcaagtaaaaaaatacaatattttcctctgaaatCTTGTAAAGGAACAGAAAATTATAGTACAAGTATCTCAAAATTGTACGTAAGTAccttacttgagtaaatgttcttagttactttttttttttaatgaaagccTAATCTCTAAACACACGGTACCGGGAGATACTTACAGACGCCTGCAGGTCATCAGTCTTGCCAATCAGATCATCTAATCTGTCCCCTCTCTCCAGCACTTTGCTGATGTTGTCTTTCAGAATAACTTTAACCTCGTTGACCTGGCCTTGCACCTCGTCGAGTTTAGCCGCCGAGCCAGTGGCCGGGGACTGAGACCTTGTGTCAGCCTGCGAGAAAAATGAGGACAAATTGTTATATTTTTAGTCACAATCTCTACAAATTCACcagcacaaaaaaaagcaaGCCCGTAGACGGGGGCTGGGCTATTTTTTATGTTTGCCCATTTTCTgtttaaaggtacactgtgtagtagAAGTAGACCGATTAAACTgttttgccgattaatcggcaccaatagttgattggtggaactatagttatcggcaaaaatccataccgatagtttttcctggttgcgtcTGTTGCTGGTGGTTGCGCGCTGTgattcattacacagtacactgagagctgagaagggtctgctggcctctagagggtctttctagcctttacaggtgatcttctatccagcctggaacttgGGCCTTTTTTCGGGGTTGTTGAGCATTAAATCCAAACTGCTCATTCAAGATTTATCCACCTgatgtccataattcatcacGTTTTCGGTAATTTCTGCCGCTAACTCCGTGCTACccatagaccaggggtcaccaacgcggtgcccgcgggcaccaggtagcccccaaggaccacatgagtagccctcaggcctgttctaaaaatgaaaattgaatattgatattatcggttacccaccttgttaagtcattgttgataattattgtgagaaatcattaacatgaccagtgtcttcacataaatgagtatcattaatcattaataatcatatataactaaaggcaaactgagcaaatttgttatttcagaagagtgtatcaaactggtagcccttcgtatgactcaatacccataaagtagctctcagtttcaaaaaggttggtgacccctgccatagacagtaggtgctACTGACAAgggaatctcccatgatgcctttgtttgttttcaaccaatgggaaggcaggtGCGTCACACATTACGCCTTATATGGGCATCCAAGCGAGGACAACGAtcagtttaactgtttttatttgttatttattactttttgtttcagtttgaatgaacgtcttttattgacttcaatatttatttcatttagcatgttttcatggttcaatacagtttttttatttttataacaaaGTTAAGCACTGTTTTACTTGGAGTGTCATGTTTGCATTTGTAACTACGATAGCCATagctatgacaacatgtcttcaaatgtttgtttaatgttgaccagttgccagatcttgtatgaaacacaacctattcacacaatccaaacaccatatacaattttcaacctgtttgtcacctcaacctggcaacctataacccagttgcgcagttgatctctgcgcaAGCTTCGCGGAAAGTTTAGACCCGAAAGCGAGCAgataaaaatggcaggtgaaGGTGGTGTTCCTGCAAAGAAATCGAATatatagctgtaaatttcaacattttagaTGCATCTTACCCTAGTTatatcgacaacctccacgCTTTTTTCGCATCACCCAGCACGTTAAAACCCAGCGGCACCATCGCGCAGAAGAAGCACATAAGGGCACACGGGTGATTTCATCATGAAAGAACAGACCGAGGCAGATAAATGTGAAGCTGAAACTcaagatggcaatgttggtcgcACAGACTTACAGTACACTTAACAGTAAACACCCCCTCCACGGTTGCGCCACCACGCCCCCGCACAAATCTCCCGgattttgaaaaccaaatgttgGCAGGTGTGGTTAAGATACCAGCAGACAAGCTAATCCAGCTCAAATTAGTGCATGACAAATTACCAAAATTAAGTATTTGAACCTCATAATTAAATCCAAAATGAGGAGGCAA contains:
- the si:ch73-234b20.5 gene encoding vesicle-associated membrane protein 8 isoform X1; its protein translation is MADTRSQSPATGSAAKLDEVQGQVNEVKVILKDNISKVLERGDRLDDLIGKTDDLQASADSFQRTSTRVARKYWWKNIKMMIIIGVIVLIIVILIILFATNVI